In the genome of Salinispirillum sp. LH 10-3-1, one region contains:
- a CDS encoding N-6 DNA methylase, whose protein sequence is MTNNDIVQKLWNLCDVLRDDGINYSDYVTELVLLLFIKMVHENTEAGTLKKHPLPEGCRWTDLNGKSGINLLNDYKRILLSLSTGRDAAGRAVHNDPLISAIYADAQTRLREPRHLEQMIKTLDHIDWFSAQKDGLGDLYEGLLEKNANETKSGAGQYFTPRALINTMVRCLKPQPGERIQDPAAGTAGFLIAAHEYIKSQTDDLYELSDRDKTFQTTQAYTGIELVPGTRRLALMNCLLHGMEGGEEGVVQLGNALGQAGAGLEKADVILANPPFGTSKGGDASITRDDLTYKTSNKQLAFLQHIYRNLKPGGRAAVVLPDNVLFEAGIGTDVRRDLMHKCNLHTILRLPTGIFYAQGVKTNVLFFTKGSATDKHQEENCTENVWVYDLRTNMPSFGKRTPFGEQHLEPFEKVFFASHAREGGHPALNKRTEGEYSFHSDKIDLPEETKATDENQGVDERIMHSRWRVFSRQWIAEHKGDSLDISWLKDSDSVDAANLPEPSVLAGEAMGELVQALGELDALMRELGADEEADGARVLLGEVMGGVEK, encoded by the coding sequence ATGACCAACAACGACATCGTACAAAAGCTCTGGAACCTCTGCGACGTACTGCGTGACGACGGCATCAACTACTCGGACTACGTCACCGAACTGGTGTTGTTGCTGTTCATCAAAATGGTTCATGAAAACACCGAAGCCGGCACCCTGAAAAAACACCCATTACCGGAAGGCTGCCGTTGGACAGATTTGAACGGCAAATCCGGTATCAACCTGCTGAACGACTACAAACGCATTCTGCTTAGCCTTTCCACCGGCCGCGACGCCGCAGGCAGAGCGGTACACAACGACCCGCTGATCAGCGCCATTTACGCCGACGCACAAACCCGTTTGCGTGAACCGCGTCATTTGGAACAAATGATCAAAACACTCGACCATATCGACTGGTTCAGCGCCCAGAAAGACGGCCTAGGCGATTTATACGAAGGCCTGCTGGAGAAAAACGCCAACGAAACCAAATCCGGCGCGGGGCAATACTTCACCCCACGCGCCCTGATCAACACCATGGTGCGCTGCCTCAAACCTCAACCCGGCGAACGCATCCAGGACCCAGCCGCCGGCACGGCGGGATTTCTGATCGCCGCCCATGAATACATCAAAAGCCAGACCGACGACCTGTACGAACTGAGCGACCGGGACAAAACCTTCCAGACCACCCAGGCCTACACCGGCATCGAACTGGTGCCCGGCACCCGCCGCCTGGCACTGATGAACTGCCTGTTACACGGCATGGAAGGCGGCGAAGAAGGCGTCGTGCAACTCGGCAACGCCCTCGGCCAGGCTGGTGCCGGGCTGGAAAAAGCCGACGTCATCCTCGCCAACCCACCCTTTGGCACCAGCAAAGGCGGCGACGCCAGCATCACCCGAGACGACCTGACCTACAAGACAAGCAACAAACAACTGGCCTTCTTGCAGCACATCTACCGCAACCTCAAACCCGGCGGCCGTGCTGCCGTAGTACTACCAGACAACGTCCTGTTCGAAGCCGGCATCGGCACCGACGTACGCCGCGACCTGATGCACAAGTGCAACCTGCACACCATACTGCGCCTGCCCACCGGCATCTTCTACGCCCAGGGTGTGAAAACCAACGTCCTGTTTTTTACAAAAGGCAGCGCCACCGACAAACACCAGGAAGAAAACTGCACCGAAAACGTCTGGGTCTATGACCTGCGTACCAATATGCCCAGCTTCGGCAAACGCACTCCCTTTGGTGAGCAGCATCTTGAACCTTTTGAAAAGGTTTTTTTCGCTAGTCATGCCCGCGAAGGCGGGCATCCAGCCCTGAACAAACGCACCGAAGGCGAATACAGCTTTCACTCGGACAAGATAGACCTACCCGAAGAAACCAAAGCCACCGACGAAAATCAGGGTGTGGACGAGCGCATCATGCACAGCCGCTGGCGCGTCTTCAGTCGCCAATGGATTGCCGAACACAAGGGCGACTCGCTGGATATTTCATGGTTAAAAGACAGCGACAGCGTGGATGCCGCCAATTTGCCGGAGCCGAGTGTGTTAGCGGGTGAGGCGATGGGGGAGCTGGTGCAGGCGTTGGGCGAGCTGGATGCCTTGATGCGGGAGTTGGGGGCTGACGAGGAGGCTGATGGGGCTCGGGTGCTTTTGGGGGAAGTGATGGGCGGTGTAGAGAAATGA
- a CDS encoding YdeI/OmpD-associated family protein has translation MTIPNPAVDEYLAEGCGRCDKVGTPECKVNSWREGLVALRNVVLDTPLVEDRKWGAPCYTLDGQNVVMIGAFNTNFVLSFMKGALLKDEHGLLVAPGENTQSGRVIRFTDTQRVIELAPVLKAYILEAIEIEKAGLRVELRKHEDYEVPLELRQAMDQDEDLKEAFFALTPGRQRSYILHISSAKQAKTREARIEKCRDKIFDGKGFNEY, from the coding sequence ATGACCATTCCAAACCCCGCTGTAGATGAGTATTTAGCCGAAGGCTGTGGCCGTTGCGACAAAGTGGGTACGCCCGAATGTAAGGTCAACTCGTGGCGTGAAGGCTTGGTCGCATTGCGCAATGTAGTGCTGGATACCCCGTTGGTCGAAGACCGGAAATGGGGCGCGCCCTGTTACACGCTGGACGGTCAGAACGTGGTGATGATCGGTGCATTCAACACTAATTTTGTGCTGAGTTTTATGAAGGGCGCGTTGCTGAAAGACGAGCATGGCTTGTTGGTCGCGCCCGGCGAAAATACCCAGTCTGGCCGAGTGATTCGCTTTACTGATACGCAGCGGGTAATTGAGCTGGCGCCCGTGCTGAAAGCCTACATTCTGGAAGCGATTGAGATTGAAAAAGCGGGCCTGCGTGTTGAGTTAAGAAAACACGAAGACTACGAAGTTCCATTAGAACTGCGCCAAGCGATGGACCAAGACGAAGACCTCAAAGAGGCCTTCTTCGCGTTAACACCCGGTCGGCAGCGCAGTTATATCCTGCACATTAGCAGCGCCAAACAAGCCAAAACCCGCGAAGCGCGGATTGAAAAATGCCGTGATAAGATTTTTGACGGCAAGGGGTTTAACGAGTACTAG
- a CDS encoding calcium/sodium antiporter produces the protein MLNALWVMLGILLLTGGGEALIRGSLAAAKRLGVSPLLSGLLIVGFGTSAPELVVSIDAAISGRPDIAVGNVVGSNIGNSLLILGLCALITPLAVKPLVLRRDGLMVVVASALFLILLGGSALVQLDAAILLFALLLYLVLAYRTERSGAAPSAELHLAESEEVTALPTQAWQIIGAILFGLALLIVGSQVLLRGATGIATSFGVSEAVIGLTLVAIGTSLPELSISVIAAFRRHADVAIGNILGSNIFNVLGILGISALLQPLPIHPRILQFDQWVLMGTALLLFVFLYTGRRLSRTEGGILLFGYGAYLTVSFTLFGA, from the coding sequence ATGTTGAATGCTTTGTGGGTAATGCTGGGCATTCTGTTGCTGACCGGTGGCGGTGAAGCGCTGATCCGGGGTTCCTTGGCAGCCGCGAAGCGTTTGGGGGTTTCGCCATTATTGAGCGGGCTGCTGATCGTCGGTTTTGGTACGTCGGCACCGGAGCTTGTGGTGTCGATAGATGCGGCCATCAGTGGGCGGCCAGACATCGCAGTGGGCAATGTCGTCGGCAGTAATATTGGCAATTCTCTGTTGATACTCGGGCTGTGTGCTTTGATCACTCCGCTGGCGGTTAAGCCGCTGGTGTTGCGGCGCGATGGACTCATGGTGGTGGTCGCGAGCGCCCTGTTCTTGATACTGTTGGGTGGCAGTGCACTGGTCCAGTTAGATGCTGCTATTCTGTTGTTTGCGTTACTGCTGTATCTCGTTTTGGCCTATCGGACGGAACGTTCTGGTGCTGCGCCGTCTGCCGAGCTTCACCTGGCTGAAAGTGAGGAGGTGACGGCACTGCCCACGCAAGCGTGGCAGATCATCGGAGCAATCTTGTTTGGCTTGGCACTGTTGATAGTAGGGTCGCAAGTGTTGTTGCGCGGTGCGACCGGAATTGCGACGTCATTCGGTGTGTCAGAGGCCGTTATCGGGCTGACGCTGGTGGCCATTGGCACGTCATTGCCTGAACTTTCCATCTCGGTCATCGCCGCTTTCCGGCGTCATGCTGACGTTGCCATCGGCAACATATTGGGCAGCAACATCTTCAACGTGCTGGGGATTCTCGGCATTTCCGCGCTGCTTCAACCACTGCCTATTCATCCACGCATCTTACAATTTGACCAATGGGTGTTGATGGGTACGGCGCTGTTGTTGTTTGTGTTCCTATATACAGGTCGACGTTTGAGTCGCACAGAGGGCGGCATACTGCTGTTCGGTTATGGGGCCTATTTGACGGTCAGTTTTACCTTGTTTGGCGCATAA
- the hsdR gene encoding type I restriction-modification system endonuclease, whose protein sequence is MSQGDQAVTSNFSFLVEHDALFVELATAAEQAFSSDPNTTLIKLRQLGEALAQHLAALSGVEFDDQTSQADLLYRLNREIQLEPQIKELFHILRIEGNKATHQFRTQHKEAMDGLKVARALAIWFHRSFGQPSAQFKPGPFAPPADPSTELRKLQNDIEKLRHELQQTNIALDGSQQLNHLIEQEKAEYETLALAMDEESRALAEQAQKHEQALEQQRQTYEDKIKTLQKALTDQGEAAVNQQRQQVAHKVKAASDTLVLNEELTRILIDQQLVEAGWEADSQEITFQKGARPEKGVNRAIAEWPTRYANQNGRADYVLFAGLTPIAVVEAKKENTNVAGKIHQAERYSKGFKIDAPLIGAWELTSRTIAWPTDESGHFHIPFVYSCNGRPYIPQLAEQSGTWFRDVREPSNLRRALPQFHTPNGLLDLLLRDKASAEQQLKDEPFGYLKLRDYQQNAIKATEQALTLGVRTALLAMATGTGKTRTIIGLMYRFLKAERFQRILFLVDRTALGQQAIDAFNEAPLEQNHALSAIYNVAELGDMAAAAETRIQVATVQAMVKRIFMSDAPPPIDQFDCIIIDEAHRGYTLDQEMTDGELATRDSSQYLSSYRRVLDYFDAIKIGLTATPAKHTSDIFGKPVFTYSYREAVADDWLIDHEPPIRYETLLTQNGITFEKGKAVQVINTQTGEVDTTELEDELKFDVENFNRRVINENFNRVICEQLAQELDPLGEEKTLIFCATDLHADMVKRLLDEAFKDTYNGNYNEAAVAKITGQSDKVEQLIRRYKNERYPSIAITVDLLTTGIDVPRICHLVFMRRVRSRILYEQMIGRATRRCDEIGKTVFNIYDPVDIYAALQDVNTMQPLVRDPKITLEQLVSELTNEQKLEKALNSPGEQQGESQADVVLSQLSQKLMRVLRKADNKAESKPELKQALSELEQTWGVPAKSLHQHLRQLGPRQASAFLHQHNGLLHQLSKVKQLVGSEHMPLISEHEDEIRDRKQTFGQDERPEDYLDAFNRFIKEQLNRSAALAVVVNKPRDLTREQLREVKLLLDNHGYSEALLKSAVRNQTNKDIAASIIGHIRQAALGEPLIPFEQRVANAMDRILTQHPWNPNQRRWLDRLAKQLVHEVIIDRGFVNHRFADDGGAKQMDKVLGEQLDTVLEELNEAMWPNAG, encoded by the coding sequence GTGAGTCAAGGTGATCAAGCAGTAACCTCAAACTTTAGTTTCCTTGTCGAACACGATGCCTTGTTCGTTGAGCTGGCTACCGCCGCCGAACAAGCTTTCTCCAGCGATCCCAACACCACGCTGATCAAACTTCGTCAATTAGGGGAAGCCCTAGCACAGCACTTAGCTGCATTATCCGGTGTTGAGTTTGACGACCAGACCAGCCAAGCAGATCTCCTTTATCGCCTGAACCGCGAAATACAGCTTGAGCCGCAGATTAAAGAACTGTTCCACATTCTTCGCATTGAAGGTAACAAAGCAACGCACCAGTTCCGCACCCAGCACAAAGAAGCGATGGACGGATTGAAAGTGGCTCGCGCTTTGGCCATCTGGTTCCATCGTTCTTTTGGACAGCCGAGCGCCCAATTCAAGCCTGGCCCATTCGCACCCCCCGCTGACCCCAGTACCGAATTACGTAAGCTGCAGAACGATATTGAAAAACTACGCCATGAACTGCAGCAAACCAACATAGCGCTAGACGGCAGCCAACAACTCAACCATCTGATCGAACAAGAAAAAGCCGAGTACGAAACCTTGGCACTCGCGATGGATGAAGAGTCTCGGGCTCTGGCTGAACAAGCCCAAAAACACGAACAAGCGTTAGAACAACAGCGACAAACCTATGAAGACAAAATTAAGACCCTGCAAAAAGCCCTGACAGATCAAGGCGAAGCCGCCGTCAACCAACAGCGCCAGCAGGTCGCTCACAAAGTCAAAGCCGCCAGCGACACGCTCGTACTGAACGAAGAACTCACTCGCATCTTGATCGACCAACAACTGGTCGAAGCAGGCTGGGAAGCAGACAGCCAAGAAATCACCTTTCAAAAAGGTGCTCGCCCAGAGAAAGGCGTTAACCGTGCTATAGCCGAATGGCCCACCCGCTATGCAAACCAGAACGGCCGGGCCGACTACGTATTGTTTGCCGGACTAACACCCATCGCAGTAGTGGAAGCCAAGAAAGAAAACACCAACGTAGCCGGGAAAATCCATCAAGCCGAGCGTTACAGCAAAGGGTTCAAAATCGACGCGCCGTTAATTGGCGCTTGGGAACTCACCAGCAGAACCATCGCTTGGCCTACCGACGAAAGCGGTCATTTTCATATACCGTTCGTGTATTCCTGTAACGGCAGACCCTACATCCCGCAGCTCGCGGAACAATCGGGTACGTGGTTTCGAGATGTGAGAGAACCCAGCAACCTGCGCCGGGCACTACCACAGTTCCACACCCCTAATGGTTTGCTAGACCTTCTATTAAGAGATAAAGCCAGCGCCGAACAACAGCTCAAAGATGAGCCCTTTGGCTACCTGAAACTGCGTGACTACCAACAGAACGCCATTAAAGCCACCGAACAGGCCTTAACACTAGGAGTACGCACCGCACTATTGGCGATGGCTACCGGCACGGGCAAAACCCGCACCATCATTGGCTTAATGTACCGTTTCCTGAAAGCGGAGCGCTTTCAGCGCATCTTGTTTTTGGTCGACCGAACCGCACTTGGCCAACAAGCCATCGACGCCTTCAATGAAGCACCTCTGGAGCAAAACCACGCGCTCAGCGCCATTTATAACGTCGCCGAACTGGGTGACATGGCCGCTGCCGCAGAAACGCGCATTCAGGTCGCTACCGTGCAAGCCATGGTGAAACGCATCTTCATGAGCGACGCCCCACCGCCAATTGATCAGTTCGATTGCATCATCATCGACGAAGCGCACCGCGGTTACACCCTAGATCAAGAAATGACGGACGGCGAATTAGCCACACGCGACTCTAGTCAATACCTGTCCAGCTACCGCCGAGTGTTGGACTATTTTGACGCCATAAAGATCGGCCTGACCGCTACGCCCGCCAAGCACACCAGCGACATTTTTGGTAAACCCGTCTTCACCTATTCATACCGTGAAGCGGTTGCCGACGACTGGCTGATTGACCACGAGCCGCCAATCCGCTACGAAACCCTGCTCACGCAAAACGGCATAACGTTTGAGAAAGGTAAGGCCGTACAGGTTATCAACACCCAGACGGGTGAAGTCGACACCACAGAACTCGAAGACGAATTGAAGTTTGACGTGGAAAACTTCAATCGGCGCGTCATTAACGAAAACTTCAACCGCGTCATCTGCGAACAACTGGCGCAAGAACTCGACCCCCTGGGTGAAGAAAAAACCCTGATTTTCTGTGCCACGGATTTGCATGCCGACATGGTTAAACGCCTGCTCGACGAAGCGTTCAAAGATACCTACAACGGCAACTACAACGAAGCAGCTGTAGCCAAAATCACCGGCCAAAGCGACAAAGTCGAACAGCTCATTCGGCGTTACAAGAACGAGCGCTACCCCAGCATTGCCATTACCGTCGACCTACTCACCACCGGCATTGACGTACCGCGCATCTGCCACTTGGTATTTATGCGCCGCGTACGCTCGCGCATTCTGTATGAACAAATGATCGGCCGCGCCACCCGCCGTTGCGACGAAATCGGAAAAACGGTGTTCAATATCTACGACCCGGTGGACATCTATGCCGCCCTGCAAGATGTAAACACCATGCAACCGCTCGTGCGCGACCCCAAGATCACGCTTGAGCAACTGGTCAGCGAACTCACCAACGAGCAAAAGCTGGAAAAAGCCCTAAACAGCCCCGGCGAGCAGCAGGGCGAAAGCCAAGCCGATGTGGTACTCAGCCAGCTCAGCCAAAAGCTGATGCGCGTACTGCGCAAAGCGGACAACAAAGCAGAAAGTAAGCCCGAACTCAAACAGGCGCTTAGCGAGCTGGAACAGACCTGGGGCGTTCCCGCGAAATCCTTGCACCAGCACCTCCGCCAACTCGGCCCACGCCAAGCATCCGCCTTTCTTCACCAACACAATGGCCTATTGCATCAACTGTCTAAAGTGAAACAGCTCGTGGGCAGTGAACACATGCCTTTGATCTCCGAGCACGAAGACGAAATACGTGACCGTAAGCAAACCTTTGGTCAAGATGAACGGCCTGAAGACTACTTGGATGCCTTTAACCGGTTTATTAAAGAGCAACTGAATCGCTCTGCGGCGCTTGCCGTGGTCGTCAACAAGCCACGCGACCTCACCCGCGAACAACTGCGCGAAGTTAAACTGCTGCTCGACAACCACGGTTACTCAGAAGCCCTCTTAAAGAGCGCCGTGCGTAACCAAACCAATAAAGATATCGCCGCCAGCATCATCGGACACATTCGACAGGCCGCCCTAGGGGAACCGCTGATACCTTTTGAACAACGCGTTGCCAACGCCATGGACCGTATCCTCACCCAGCATCCATGGAACCCCAACCAACGCCGCTGGTTAGACCGCCTTGCCAAGCAACTGGTGCACGAAGTCATCATAGACCGCGGCTTCGTCAACCATCGTTTTGCCGACGACGGTGGCGCTAAGCAGATGGACAAGGTGTTGGGAGAACAACTGGATACCGTGCTTGAAGAACTGAACGAAGCCATGTGGCCAAATGCTGGATAA
- a CDS encoding restriction endonuclease subunit S — MTGSVTPPLWLTVPLENVILRIVGGGTPSKSKPEYYQGDIPWMSVKDMNKHVLQDTADHISQTAVDSSSTNVIPAGTPIIATRMSLGKIVVAEFDSAINQDLKALFLPTEIHRNFLVYWYRSVARQIEQMGTGTTVKGIRLEALKGLEFALPPLAEQKVIADKLDTLLAQVENTKARLKRIPKILKRFRQSVLAAAVSGRLTEEWRKRHDSNVPHEEPLSRTHCIHDEDQQPVPENWLLTAMGNVSTFQQGLQIAKSTRRMEPGESNLPILRTVNYENNFTDDVHYAVVNEKSIIAEPEDIILSRTGTVGLVLTGFKGIMHNNSFRLNFQKDLLLQRYLIYFLRSPICQEYVKRESGRSSQPDLTHKAFAKCPVTVPSRTEQTEIVRQVDQLFAHADRIEQQANNALARVNNLTQSILAKAFRGELTEQWRKDNPELISGENSAEALLARIKAERANIKPTNRTRKSKADA, encoded by the coding sequence ATGACCGGCTCTGTTACCCCCCCGCTCTGGCTTACTGTGCCGCTAGAAAACGTAATCTTGCGAATCGTTGGCGGCGGTACGCCGAGTAAGTCTAAGCCTGAGTACTATCAGGGCGATATACCGTGGATGAGCGTCAAGGACATGAACAAGCATGTTCTCCAGGATACAGCCGACCATATCTCACAGACGGCTGTAGATAGCAGCAGTACCAATGTCATCCCCGCTGGCACTCCAATCATTGCGACAAGAATGAGCTTGGGGAAAATAGTCGTCGCGGAGTTCGACTCGGCAATCAACCAAGACCTCAAAGCCCTCTTTCTGCCAACTGAAATTCATCGAAATTTTCTTGTTTATTGGTACCGCTCGGTCGCACGACAAATAGAGCAGATGGGCACAGGTACAACGGTGAAGGGAATACGGCTGGAGGCTCTGAAAGGTTTGGAGTTTGCCCTTCCCCCACTCGCCGAACAAAAAGTCATCGCCGACAAACTCGACACCCTGCTGGCCCAAGTAGAAAACACCAAAGCCCGCCTCAAACGCATCCCGAAAATCCTCAAACGCTTCCGCCAGTCCGTCCTGGCTGCAGCAGTGAGTGGACGGTTGACAGAGGAGTGGCGGAAAAGACACGATTCCAACGTGCCCCATGAAGAGCCATTGAGCAGAACCCACTGTATTCACGATGAAGACCAGCAGCCTGTCCCGGAGAACTGGTTACTTACCGCAATGGGCAATGTTTCAACTTTTCAGCAAGGGCTACAAATTGCAAAAAGTACTAGGCGTATGGAGCCGGGAGAAAGCAATCTTCCAATCCTCAGAACTGTAAACTATGAGAACAATTTCACAGATGACGTCCACTATGCAGTGGTAAACGAAAAATCAATTATCGCCGAGCCGGAGGATATAATCCTTTCACGAACAGGGACGGTTGGATTGGTTCTGACAGGATTCAAAGGGATAATGCACAACAATTCTTTTCGCCTGAACTTCCAAAAAGATCTACTTCTCCAGCGTTATCTTATTTATTTCCTCCGCTCTCCAATATGTCAGGAGTATGTTAAACGAGAGTCTGGCCGCTCAAGTCAGCCTGACCTAACTCATAAGGCATTTGCAAAGTGTCCGGTTACTGTACCGAGCCGAACTGAACAAACAGAAATTGTCCGACAAGTAGACCAACTCTTCGCCCACGCCGACCGCATCGAACAACAGGCCAACAACGCCCTGGCCCGGGTCAACAACCTCACCCAGTCGATCTTGGCCAAAGCCTTCCGGGGCGAACTGACTGAGCAGTGGCGCAAGGACAACCCGGAACTGATCAGTGGCGAGAACAGTGCGGAGGCCTTGCTGGCGCGCATCAAAGCCGAACGCGCCAATATCAAGCCCACTAACCGTACGCGAAAAAGCAAAGCCGATGCCTGA
- a CDS encoding PIN domain-containing protein → MRLLLDNNVLIQILAPTVTGLADPKTKTELDRLSDRAAAFVSQVESQKAVMVIPTPVLAEFLMGVDVEKYQEYLDAMNSHACFQLVDFDTAAAIECAQLPSRQELAQLSPEQNASKLKFDRQIVSIALAATVDEVWSHDESLRKIALTKGLTVKSLADVEPQPVQMAFPSYDT, encoded by the coding sequence TTGCGACTGCTTTTGGACAACAATGTTCTGATACAGATTCTGGCTCCAACGGTCACGGGCCTTGCAGACCCCAAGACTAAAACGGAACTCGATCGCTTAAGCGACCGCGCGGCCGCCTTTGTAAGTCAGGTTGAGAGCCAGAAGGCAGTAATGGTGATCCCAACACCGGTGTTGGCTGAATTTTTAATGGGCGTAGACGTCGAAAAATATCAGGAATATTTGGACGCTATGAACAGCCATGCGTGTTTTCAGTTGGTAGATTTCGACACAGCGGCAGCCATTGAGTGCGCGCAGTTACCCAGCCGGCAAGAACTCGCGCAATTATCCCCCGAGCAGAATGCAAGCAAACTCAAGTTTGACCGCCAGATTGTCAGCATCGCCTTGGCGGCCACGGTGGATGAAGTCTGGTCTCACGATGAATCACTGCGCAAGATTGCTCTCACAAAGGGCCTGACTGTAAAATCTCTGGCCGACGTTGAGCCCCAGCCGGTTCAAATGGCTTTCCCAAGTTACGATACCTGA
- a CDS encoding Fic family protein, translated as MERGTTGHYVHSIAGGVNCQAFIPASLPPIPALQIDNKLQSRINQAMLALGRLDAISTLLPDARLFLYSYVRKEAVMSSQIEGTQSSLSDLMLYEMEGMPGVPMDDVQEVSCYVNALELGVQRIREGHLITFRLLTELHKALMTSGRGISKGPGEFRKNQVWIGGHRADEATFVPTPANELAQCWSALERFLNDVPEATDPLIKSALAHVQFETIHPFMDGNGRLGRLLIPLILVEAKILNEPLLYLSVFFKKHRQVYYDKLQQVRLSGDWESWLLFFVDAVADTANQAVNTAQQLNQLRQTHRSQLVSLGRMAASAQRVLDVLFEYPIANINTLVKHSGITPATAGKVMDKLAQPEFAMVRELTGQKRNRIFAYSAYINILNQEQA; from the coding sequence ATGGAACGAGGAACAACGGGGCATTATGTCCACAGCATCGCAGGCGGAGTGAACTGTCAAGCGTTCATTCCGGCCTCTTTGCCGCCCATCCCAGCCTTGCAGATAGACAACAAACTACAGAGCCGTATCAATCAGGCTATGTTGGCACTCGGCCGTCTGGACGCTATCAGTACACTCCTACCTGATGCACGCCTGTTCTTATACAGCTACGTGCGCAAAGAAGCCGTCATGTCTTCACAAATTGAAGGCACACAATCTTCCTTAAGTGATCTAATGCTTTATGAAATGGAGGGCATGCCCGGCGTACCAATGGATGATGTGCAGGAAGTGTCATGTTACGTTAATGCATTAGAGCTGGGCGTGCAGCGAATCAGAGAAGGCCACCTCATCACCTTTCGATTACTGACAGAGTTGCATAAGGCACTCATGACCTCTGGCCGGGGCATCAGTAAAGGCCCGGGAGAGTTCCGTAAAAATCAAGTGTGGATTGGTGGCCATCGTGCCGATGAAGCCACCTTTGTGCCAACGCCAGCCAATGAGCTGGCTCAATGTTGGTCGGCTTTGGAACGCTTCTTAAACGATGTGCCTGAAGCCACCGACCCATTGATCAAATCGGCTCTGGCTCACGTACAGTTTGAAACCATTCACCCTTTCATGGACGGCAATGGCCGTCTGGGACGCTTACTGATTCCGCTCATCTTGGTCGAAGCAAAAATACTCAACGAACCGTTATTGTATTTATCCGTGTTCTTCAAAAAACATCGCCAAGTATACTACGACAAACTACAGCAGGTTCGTTTAAGTGGAGACTGGGAAAGTTGGTTGCTGTTTTTTGTCGATGCCGTGGCAGACACGGCCAATCAGGCCGTAAATACCGCACAACAACTGAACCAACTGCGCCAAACCCATCGCAGCCAGCTTGTCAGCCTCGGCAGAATGGCCGCATCTGCTCAACGCGTGTTGGACGTTTTGTTTGAATACCCCATCGCGAACATCAACACCTTGGTAAAACACAGCGGCATCACACCTGCCACCGCAGGCAAGGTAATGGACAAATTAGCACAACCGGAGTTTGCAATGGTGCGTGAACTCACCGGACAAAAACGTAATCGCATCTTTGCCTATAGCGCCTATATTAATATTCTGAATCAGGAACAAGCATGA
- a CDS encoding DUF3291 domain-containing protein codes for MPHQLAQLNIAHLLAPMDSPQLADFAANLDRINALAESSPGFVWRLQTDEGNATEIDFFGPDYIVNMSVWEDLDALHNYVYRSAHTEILRRKKEWFHTMSEAHMVLWWVPEGHRPTLEEAAQKLNVLREQGPSVDAFTFKQSFPASIAQRE; via the coding sequence ATGCCCCATCAGCTTGCCCAACTGAATATTGCGCACCTACTTGCCCCAATGGACTCTCCTCAGTTGGCGGACTTTGCTGCTAACCTTGACCGCATTAATGCCTTGGCAGAGAGCTCGCCGGGTTTTGTCTGGCGGTTACAAACCGACGAGGGCAATGCGACCGAGATCGATTTCTTTGGGCCGGATTACATTGTGAATATGTCGGTGTGGGAGGACCTAGACGCGTTGCACAACTATGTTTATCGCTCTGCCCATACGGAGATTCTGCGCCGCAAGAAGGAGTGGTTCCATACCATGAGTGAGGCACACATGGTGCTGTGGTGGGTGCCTGAAGGTCATCGACCAACGCTGGAAGAAGCGGCGCAAAAACTCAATGTATTGCGCGAGCAAGGGCCCAGTGTTGATGCTTTCACTTTCAAGCAATCATTTCCAGCATCTATAGCTCAACGTGAGTGA